A part of Candidatus Saccharibacteria bacterium genomic DNA contains:
- a CDS encoding alanine--tRNA ligase codes for MNAQQIRDAYLKFYADRGHEIVPRAQLVLSGDPTTLFTGSGMQPMIPYLLGESHPKGVRITDSQTCLRAQDIDDIGDNRHTTFFEMLGNWSLGDYGKVQQIEWMFEFISTTVKLDLTKLYFTCYIGNDEYGISKDTEAADTWKRLLEQQGIKAEAADIGSEANGYARGIKTGERIFYYDGSKNWWSRNGNEANTPVGDPCGPDSEMFYEFDFVEHDTSYGEHCHPNCDCGRFIEIGNNVFMVYKKIAEGEFELLDKPNIDHGSGLERFAAAALNNPDMFRISVIWPIIEKLQVLSGKNYESHTESMRVIADHLRSATFLAVDGCVPSNKEQGYVMRRLLRRAIRHSFDLGIEQNFLQEVVPVIADLYHNDFPEVAERRDEVVAVLVKEEKVFRQTLRKGLKELERMAEANKTFEHNSPHETQPMAKWIGGEQLFTLYDTYGFPVELSVEEAFKQGISLPEDWRQQFDGKMQEQRQRSQTAQKGTFKGGLEGHDDIHLKYHTATHLMYKALRTVLGEHVVQRGSNITADRLRFDFSHGEKMTPEQIAEVETIVNDAIAADYPMTWKEYPTSEAFAKGALGAFGDKYGDTVKVYQAGEGDTPFSFEICGGPHVEHTGQLAEGGKTFKIIKEEASSAGIRRIKAVLR; via the coding sequence ATGAACGCTCAACAAATCCGTGATGCCTATTTGAAATTTTATGCCGACCGTGGACACGAGATTGTACCACGTGCGCAGTTGGTATTAAGCGGCGACCCGACCACGCTATTTACCGGCAGTGGTATGCAGCCGATGATTCCCTATCTATTAGGCGAGTCTCATCCAAAAGGCGTGCGAATTACCGATAGCCAGACTTGCCTCCGCGCACAGGACATTGACGATATTGGCGACAACCGTCACACTACATTTTTCGAAATGCTAGGCAACTGGAGCCTAGGTGATTATGGCAAAGTACAGCAGATTGAATGGATGTTTGAGTTTATTAGCACAACCGTAAAACTCGATCTTACTAAATTATACTTTACGTGCTACATCGGCAACGACGAGTATGGTATTTCCAAAGATACGGAAGCAGCCGATACCTGGAAGCGCCTTTTAGAGCAGCAAGGTATAAAAGCCGAAGCAGCTGATATTGGTTCAGAAGCCAATGGCTATGCGCGTGGCATCAAAACGGGTGAGCGAATTTTCTATTACGATGGTAGCAAGAACTGGTGGAGTCGTAATGGCAACGAAGCAAACACGCCAGTCGGAGATCCGTGTGGTCCCGACAGTGAGATGTTTTATGAATTCGATTTTGTCGAACACGACACCAGCTATGGTGAACATTGTCATCCAAACTGTGATTGTGGTCGGTTCATCGAAATTGGCAACAATGTGTTCATGGTATACAAAAAAATAGCCGAGGGTGAATTTGAGTTACTCGACAAACCAAATATTGACCATGGCTCTGGGCTTGAGCGCTTCGCGGCGGCTGCCCTTAATAACCCTGACATGTTCCGTATAAGTGTAATCTGGCCTATTATTGAAAAGCTTCAAGTACTCAGCGGCAAAAATTACGAGTCACATACCGAAAGTATGCGGGTGATTGCCGATCACCTTCGCTCAGCAACGTTTTTGGCAGTTGACGGCTGTGTACCGAGTAACAAAGAGCAGGGCTACGTGATGCGTCGGCTACTGCGCCGGGCGATTCGTCATTCCTTTGACCTCGGCATCGAGCAAAATTTCTTGCAAGAAGTAGTACCAGTAATTGCCGACCTGTATCATAACGATTTTCCCGAGGTCGCCGAACGTCGTGACGAAGTGGTAGCGGTACTCGTAAAGGAAGAAAAGGTATTCCGACAAACACTTCGTAAAGGACTGAAGGAGCTCGAGCGTATGGCAGAGGCCAACAAAACGTTTGAACATAATTCGCCTCACGAAACGCAGCCTATGGCAAAATGGATAGGCGGTGAGCAACTGTTTACACTCTACGATACCTATGGGTTTCCAGTTGAGCTTTCTGTTGAGGAAGCGTTTAAGCAGGGAATCTCGCTGCCCGAAGATTGGCGCCAGCAATTTGACGGCAAAATGCAAGAGCAGCGCCAGCGTAGTCAGACCGCACAGAAGGGCACGTTTAAGGGTGGGCTCGAAGGCCACGACGATATTCATTTGAAGTACCATACGGCGACTCATCTTATGTACAAAGCGCTGCGCACAGTACTTGGAGAACACGTGGTGCAACGCGGCAGCAATATTACGGCCGATCGACTACGCTTTGATTTTAGTCATGGTGAAAAAATGACGCCAGAGCAGATTGCCGAAGTTGAAACAATCGTCAACGACGCAATTGCGGCTGATTACCCGATGACCTGGAAAGAATACCCAACGAGCGAAGCGTTTGCGAAGGGCGCTCTTGGTGCGTTTGGCGACAAATACGGTGACACGGTAAAGGTATATCAGGCTGGCGAAGGCGATACCCCATTTAGTTTTGAAATTTGTGGTGGTCCGCATGTCGAACATACCGGCCAGCTTGCTGAGGGTGGCAAAACCTTCAAAATCATCAAAGAAGAAGCCAGCTCAGCCGGCATCCGCCGCATAAAGGCGGTGTTGCGCTAA
- a CDS encoding ethanolamine ammonia-lyase reactivating factor EutA → MVFDKFFKKSHTTDPDYIVGLDIGTEYVKALIARVQGGTIEIKGVGRAHQDLADMHMGAIADIAGVVRNCEAALSEAEEQAGVQGKRCVIGIAGELVKGVTNTIRYRRPQPDRPLDEAEMEFIIEKVQDRAASRAQKQIALETGNEDVEVKLVNSALVSIHIDGYKVSNPIGFQGKDIAVQIYTAFAPMVHIGALERVADELALELIAVAAEPFAVSRTLLGTDANSNFTAILADVGGGTTDIAVVNDGGVEGTKMFGIGGRSFTNTIASEMNISYQSAEKLKVNIDHDQVKLTVKKDVEAAVDKTLEVWLAGVELALSEFDSVDHLPPRILLCGGGASLTQLVQALEKREWYKTLPFTKRPSVTYIKPSDVVGIHDASGKADDHTYITAMGLLRVGYDTMIGTSDSDTIRDKLNRMLRI, encoded by the coding sequence ATGGTTTTTGATAAATTCTTCAAAAAGTCTCATACCACCGATCCTGATTATATTGTTGGGCTTGATATCGGTACAGAGTATGTCAAGGCGCTGATCGCCCGTGTACAGGGGGGGACGATTGAGATCAAAGGTGTGGGACGTGCTCACCAGGATTTAGCAGATATGCACATGGGTGCAATTGCCGACATTGCCGGTGTGGTGCGCAACTGCGAGGCGGCACTCAGTGAGGCTGAAGAGCAAGCTGGCGTACAAGGAAAGCGCTGCGTTATTGGTATTGCTGGAGAGTTGGTGAAAGGTGTTACAAACACTATTCGTTATCGTCGTCCTCAACCTGATCGTCCGCTTGATGAGGCTGAGATGGAATTTATTATTGAGAAAGTTCAAGACCGCGCAGCAAGTAGGGCTCAGAAGCAGATTGCATTAGAAACAGGCAACGAAGACGTAGAAGTTAAGCTGGTTAATAGCGCACTAGTGAGCATACACATTGATGGCTATAAAGTCAGTAATCCAATTGGTTTTCAAGGCAAAGATATTGCAGTTCAGATCTACACCGCTTTTGCACCTATGGTTCATATTGGAGCACTAGAGCGTGTCGCTGACGAGCTCGCACTTGAACTGATTGCGGTCGCAGCTGAGCCATTTGCCGTCAGTCGTACCCTACTCGGTACCGATGCCAATAGTAATTTCACAGCGATTCTCGCCGATGTCGGTGGCGGAACAACCGATATTGCCGTCGTCAACGACGGCGGTGTTGAAGGTACAAAAATGTTTGGTATCGGGGGACGGAGCTTTACTAATACTATCGCAAGTGAGATGAACATTTCCTATCAGTCGGCCGAGAAGCTTAAAGTCAACATTGATCATGATCAAGTAAAGCTAACAGTGAAAAAGGACGTTGAAGCAGCAGTTGATAAGACGCTCGAAGTGTGGCTCGCCGGCGTAGAATTAGCGCTTAGTGAATTTGATTCTGTCGACCACCTACCACCTCGAATACTACTCTGTGGTGGCGGTGCCAGCCTCACGCAGTTAGTGCAGGCACTTGAAAAGCGCGAATGGTACAAGACGCTACCATTTACAAAACGACCAAGCGTAACGTACATTAAGCCTAGTGATGTTGTGGGTATTCATGATGCATCAGGTAAAGCCGACGATCACACCTATATCACTGCTATGGGCCTGCTAAGAGTGGGCTATGATACAATGATAGGTACGAGTGATAGCGATACAATTCGCGATAAATTAAACAGAATGCTACGGATATAA
- the ruvX gene encoding Holliday junction resolvase RuvX, whose protein sequence is MVHNGSLLALDVGEKRIGVALADPSIRIAVAHSTISVDGTEHSRIKELVASEKVETIVIGYPRNQSGEPTAQTHYVEVFANQLQDIHAHIVFQDESVTSIQAEKLLQAQKRPYAKADIDALAASLILQDYLERH, encoded by the coding sequence ATGGTGCATAACGGTTCACTCCTCGCACTCGATGTGGGTGAGAAGCGTATTGGTGTCGCACTTGCAGACCCAAGTATCCGCATCGCGGTTGCCCATAGCACGATCAGTGTGGACGGCACCGAACACTCACGTATAAAAGAGTTGGTGGCTTCCGAGAAAGTGGAAACAATTGTTATTGGTTACCCGCGCAATCAGTCTGGTGAGCCGACGGCGCAAACGCACTACGTAGAAGTATTCGCTAATCAACTCCAAGATATACATGCGCACATCGTTTTTCAGGATGAATCGGTCACAAGCATACAGGCTGAAAAACTATTGCAAGCACAGAAGCGTCCCTACGCCAAAGCCGATATTGATGCACTTGCCGCAAGTTTAATTTTGCAAGACTATTTGGAGCGGCACTAA
- the mltG gene encoding endolytic transglycosylase MltG, whose product MDGFKRPQKRPVQKTMPPKPTNMSVSPSLPIVLPPSIKSPEPPVVAGRLRDLGRPASRPKKSKRWLIVAFVVGIVVAVAIAIGSWYTSQLKPVAIANTETQRVVIEKSTSFGYVVKRLKERGLIRSELAATVYGLLSGTRTKLKEGSCDLAPSQSTQQILEKLTTGCHDFKVITFFPGATIERPLYKPSHAELDDTMYVKYRLQSFGFSDDQISAALTKQYSGPLFADKPAGTSLEGYIYGQTYFVEPGVSAEKVLQTTFDQMYKELNAEGLPAKFQSEGLSLYQAITLASIVQRELNCEGKPTEGGRQERCYTYQRTIAQIFLKRLRENISLGSDVTFIYAADIMGVAPSVTIDSPYNTRIHTGLPPGPIGAPGILALRAVANPTSTDYLFFIAGDDGLIYFASDQAGHEANIAAHCQKLCNEL is encoded by the coding sequence ATGGATGGTTTTAAGCGCCCTCAAAAACGGCCAGTCCAAAAAACCATGCCACCAAAACCGACTAATATGTCAGTATCGCCGTCGCTTCCTATTGTACTGCCACCATCGATAAAATCCCCCGAGCCACCAGTGGTTGCTGGCAGACTTCGCGATTTGGGTCGCCCGGCTAGTCGCCCTAAAAAATCAAAACGATGGCTAATTGTAGCATTCGTTGTTGGTATCGTTGTAGCTGTTGCCATTGCTATTGGAAGTTGGTATACCTCTCAGCTGAAACCGGTTGCTATTGCCAACACTGAGACGCAGAGAGTTGTGATCGAAAAAAGTACTTCATTTGGCTATGTAGTGAAAAGGTTAAAAGAACGCGGCCTTATACGAAGCGAACTTGCAGCAACGGTGTATGGCCTGCTGTCTGGAACCAGAACCAAACTCAAAGAAGGAAGCTGTGATCTCGCTCCGTCACAATCTACGCAGCAGATTCTCGAAAAATTAACCACTGGCTGCCACGACTTTAAGGTTATTACTTTTTTTCCTGGGGCGACCATCGAGCGTCCCCTCTATAAGCCTTCTCACGCTGAGCTCGATGATACAATGTATGTTAAATATCGTCTACAAAGTTTTGGATTTAGTGATGATCAGATCAGTGCCGCACTAACCAAACAGTACTCTGGGCCGTTATTTGCCGATAAACCGGCGGGCACATCACTAGAGGGCTACATTTATGGTCAGACCTATTTCGTAGAACCGGGTGTATCGGCCGAGAAAGTACTTCAGACGACATTTGATCAAATGTACAAAGAACTAAATGCCGAGGGACTGCCAGCAAAATTTCAATCCGAGGGTCTGTCGCTCTACCAGGCAATTACTCTCGCTTCGATTGTGCAGCGCGAGCTTAATTGTGAGGGCAAACCGACCGAAGGCGGCCGTCAGGAACGCTGCTATACGTACCAGAGGACTATTGCTCAGATTTTTCTCAAACGACTACGCGAGAATATATCGCTCGGGTCTGATGTTACATTTATTTATGCGGCGGATATAATGGGCGTAGCGCCGTCGGTAACAATCGACTCACCCTACAATACCCGTATTCATACGGGGTTACCGCCCGGTCCTATTGGTGCGCCAGGTATCTTGGCACTCAGAGCTGTGGCTAATCCGACATCGACAGACTACCTGTTCTTTATTGCTGGTGATGACGGCCTCATTTATTTTGCCAGCGACCAAGCTGGACATGAGGCGAATATTGCCGCTCACTGCCAAAAACTCTGTAATGAATTATAA
- a CDS encoding LysM peptidoglycan-binding domain-containing protein, with amino-acid sequence MANQLETSSHALTGNASRPKATRGAVSGASIASYFGIFLLVVSMIAIGYHPPVKASLANVGSGVADASTTALSTEATVDQLMATNIAATLAESTDLPVTNNVANLSQSLAIESTLAQTDTNVISKPQIVQPAADSRVTQKYVTTSGDTVQAVSQRYGVSTTTIKWANKLTSDTLEPGRELTIPPVDGIIYTVKSGDTIASIAAKYKADANIIRSFNDLELSGDPAAGVQVVIPGGALPTEEQPGYVAPRRVTISYSNYSGGYGTSWNGGWSAGNKYAWGNCTWYAYERRMQLGNPVGSFWGNASTWAYSAGVAGYLVDGNPTPGAVMQNGGGWGHVAIVEAINPGISVTISEMNGYRFGGGFGRVGHGDISWGEATSGMFRYIH; translated from the coding sequence GTGGCGAACCAACTTGAAACTTCATCTCATGCCCTCACTGGCAATGCTTCGCGTCCCAAAGCGACCCGCGGAGCAGTATCGGGCGCATCGATTGCGTCGTATTTTGGTATTTTTCTTCTTGTCGTATCTATGATTGCCATTGGCTACCATCCACCTGTGAAAGCATCGCTTGCTAATGTCGGTAGTGGAGTAGCTGACGCATCGACGACCGCTCTTTCGACTGAAGCGACCGTGGATCAGCTTATGGCCACCAATATCGCCGCGACACTTGCCGAAAGCACTGACCTCCCTGTCACCAACAACGTTGCCAACCTGTCGCAATCGCTTGCTATCGAAAGCACTTTGGCGCAAACTGACACCAATGTCATATCAAAACCGCAAATTGTTCAGCCCGCAGCCGATAGTCGTGTTACCCAGAAGTACGTAACGACTTCCGGTGACACGGTTCAGGCTGTTTCGCAGCGGTATGGTGTATCGACAACGACTATTAAATGGGCGAATAAGTTGACGTCTGACACCTTAGAGCCAGGACGTGAACTCACCATTCCGCCTGTCGACGGTATTATCTACACTGTGAAATCGGGTGACACAATCGCCAGTATTGCTGCTAAATATAAGGCTGATGCCAACATTATTCGTAGCTTCAATGACCTTGAGCTTTCGGGTGATCCTGCAGCGGGTGTTCAAGTCGTCATCCCTGGCGGCGCTTTGCCAACCGAAGAACAGCCGGGCTATGTAGCGCCACGCCGCGTGACCATATCGTATTCTAATTATTCTGGTGGTTATGGTACGAGCTGGAACGGGGGCTGGTCTGCTGGTAATAAGTATGCGTGGGGCAACTGTACGTGGTATGCTTACGAACGACGCATGCAGTTAGGTAATCCTGTGGGTAGCTTCTGGGGCAATGCTAGCACTTGGGCATATAGTGCTGGTGTGGCCGGCTACCTTGTTGATGGTAATCCAACTCCTGGCGCCGTGATGCAAAATGGCGGTGGCTGGGGGCATGTGGCAATTGTGGAAGCTATTAACCCAGGTATATCAGTCACAATTAGTGAAATGAATGGTTATAGATTTGGCGGTGGCTTTGGCCGCGTCGGGCACGGTGACATTTCGTGGGGTGAGGCCACAAGTGGCATGTTCCGATATATTCACTAA
- the obgE gene encoding GTPase ObgE, whose product MFVDTATVTVRAGRGGDGAVSFRHEIYVDKGGPDGGDGGKGGDVVFVATENLNTLLDFRYRPELKAEDGIAGSKRKRAGRMGQSLYVKVPVGTVVKQDGKVITDLTTHGEQVVIAKGGDGGFGNAHFKSSTRQTPRMAELGEPGDAFEAELELKLLADVGLVGFPNAGKSTFLSVVSNARPEIAEYAFTTLTPNLGVADIDNGSLLIADIPGLIEGASAGKGLGDAFLRHIERTAVLLHLVDAYSNDVATTYQTIRKELANYSSELVGRPEVVVLSKCDGLDQDIVAMQIVELKHVVPDGTPVYAMSSAAHQGVKEVLRELYKQVQAARGRRPVVDEPQGEQVVITLSRGAFDKHWQVAYDESDQRYHVQGDKIEKFARRTNYDQFESVNRLRDIMKRLGITHELTRQGATGDSMVQIGDSRPFSVVEQ is encoded by the coding sequence ATGTTTGTTGATACAGCCACTGTGACAGTTCGGGCGGGTAGGGGCGGCGATGGAGCCGTCAGTTTTCGTCATGAGATTTATGTCGATAAGGGCGGACCTGATGGTGGCGATGGCGGTAAGGGCGGCGATGTCGTATTTGTCGCTACCGAGAATCTTAATACACTTTTAGATTTTCGCTATAGGCCCGAACTAAAAGCTGAAGATGGGATAGCAGGTAGTAAGCGCAAGCGAGCTGGCCGTATGGGTCAGAGTTTATATGTGAAAGTCCCGGTTGGTACAGTTGTCAAACAGGACGGTAAGGTGATTACCGATCTCACGACACATGGTGAACAAGTCGTGATTGCGAAGGGTGGTGACGGCGGCTTTGGTAACGCACATTTTAAATCAAGCACACGCCAGACACCGCGCATGGCTGAGTTGGGTGAACCTGGTGACGCTTTTGAAGCTGAGCTCGAGCTTAAGTTGCTCGCAGATGTTGGACTTGTTGGTTTTCCTAACGCCGGTAAATCAACATTTCTCTCTGTTGTCTCAAATGCTAGGCCGGAAATTGCGGAGTATGCCTTTACGACACTTACTCCCAACCTTGGTGTGGCCGATATCGATAATGGTAGTTTGCTGATTGCGGATATCCCAGGTCTTATCGAGGGAGCCAGTGCGGGCAAGGGTCTTGGAGACGCGTTTTTACGTCACATTGAACGCACTGCAGTCCTGCTCCATCTTGTTGACGCCTATAGCAACGATGTGGCAACAACATACCAAACGATCCGCAAAGAGCTCGCGAACTATAGTTCTGAACTCGTAGGGCGACCCGAGGTGGTTGTACTAAGTAAGTGTGATGGTTTGGACCAAGATATTGTTGCTATGCAGATTGTCGAGCTGAAACATGTGGTTCCAGATGGTACGCCGGTCTATGCGATGTCATCGGCTGCCCATCAGGGCGTCAAAGAAGTACTGCGCGAACTGTACAAACAGGTTCAGGCTGCACGGGGACGAAGACCCGTTGTCGATGAACCCCAGGGCGAGCAGGTGGTTATTACTCTTTCCCGCGGTGCGTTCGACAAGCACTGGCAGGTTGCCTATGATGAGTCAGATCAGCGCTACCACGTCCAGGGCGATAAAATCGAGAAGTTTGCGCGACGCACTAACTACGATCAGTTTGAAAGTGTGAACCGTCTTCGTGATATCATGAAGCGCCTTGGCATTACACACGAACTAACTAGGCAAGGAGCAACAGGTGATAGTATGGTGCAGATCGGTGACAGTCGACCATTCAGTGTTGTAGAGCAATAA
- the sbcB gene encoding exodeoxyribonuclease I yields MPKSFFFYDLETSGLSPQNDRIMQFAGQRTDLELNPIGDPYNVLVALSDDTLPSPDALMVTGITPQKTVEEGYSEAQFSRLLMEGVFTEDTIAVGFNNVRFDDEFIRHLFWRNFYDPYEWSWKDGRSRWDLLDVVRMTRALRPGGINWPVSSEGKPVNKLEAITKENGIAHDNAHDAYADVVALIEVASLIRQKQPQLFDYLLKLRDKREVQQLVNLDTKQAFVYTSGRYDGKYGCTTVAFPLTLGRNGNIVVYDLRVDPTPFIELSTAELQDRLFAPYDTRRKSGFVPVPVKELQYNRAPAVAPLSVLGIDSGWEKIGLDQHTVKNHTQSLLANPAFAERLRTAYETRPTFAAAIDPEARLYETFLSDSDKLRVETVRNATEQSLADYHPEFYDDRLSPLLLHYKARNFPRTLSEQEVVKWEEWRTERLRAALPRFMGGLAQYATTATTEQQFVLQELQLWAESILPAYTD; encoded by the coding sequence ATGCCGAAATCTTTTTTCTTCTATGACCTTGAAACAAGCGGTCTATCACCACAAAACGACCGTATTATGCAGTTTGCTGGTCAAAGGACTGATCTGGAGCTTAACCCTATCGGAGATCCCTACAATGTACTAGTTGCACTCTCAGATGACACGCTGCCGAGTCCTGATGCCCTCATGGTGACAGGCATTACTCCGCAGAAAACAGTCGAAGAAGGTTATAGCGAAGCCCAGTTCAGTCGCCTGCTGATGGAAGGTGTGTTTACAGAAGATACGATCGCAGTTGGGTTTAACAATGTGCGATTTGATGACGAGTTTATTCGTCATCTTTTTTGGCGTAATTTTTACGACCCCTATGAATGGAGCTGGAAAGATGGTCGCTCACGCTGGGATCTGCTCGATGTAGTGCGGATGACAAGGGCCCTTCGTCCAGGCGGTATTAATTGGCCAGTGTCTAGTGAAGGCAAGCCCGTCAATAAGCTTGAAGCTATCACCAAAGAAAATGGTATAGCACATGATAATGCTCACGATGCCTACGCCGATGTTGTAGCGCTCATTGAGGTTGCTAGTTTGATTAGGCAGAAGCAGCCGCAATTGTTCGATTACTTACTCAAACTCCGCGACAAGCGTGAAGTGCAACAGCTTGTAAACCTTGATACGAAACAGGCTTTTGTGTATACGAGTGGTCGTTATGATGGTAAGTATGGTTGCACCACTGTCGCTTTCCCGCTGACATTGGGGCGCAATGGTAATATTGTTGTCTACGATCTTCGGGTTGACCCGACGCCATTTATCGAGCTATCCACAGCTGAGCTCCAAGATCGATTATTTGCACCCTACGACACGCGTAGGAAAAGCGGTTTCGTACCTGTTCCAGTGAAAGAACTACAATATAATCGCGCTCCGGCGGTCGCACCCCTTAGTGTGCTTGGCATCGACAGTGGCTGGGAGAAGATTGGACTCGATCAACATACGGTCAAAAACCATACGCAATCATTGCTAGCAAACCCTGCATTTGCCGAACGTCTTAGAACTGCATATGAGACGAGGCCAACATTTGCGGCCGCAATCGATCCCGAAGCGCGGCTCTATGAGACATTTTTGTCTGATAGCGATAAGCTGAGGGTTGAAACGGTACGTAATGCCACAGAGCAATCGCTTGCTGACTATCATCCGGAATTTTATGACGATCGTTTGTCTCCGCTTCTACTCCACTATAAGGCTCGCAATTTCCCCCGCACGTTAAGTGAACAGGAAGTGGTCAAATGGGAAGAATGGCGCACCGAACGACTACGCGCTGCGCTACCTAGATTTATGGGCGGCTTGGCACAATACGCCACTACTGCAACTACTGAACAACAATTTGTTTTGCAAGAATTGCAGCTCTGGGCTGAGTCGATTTTGCCGGCCTATACCGACTAG